The proteins below come from a single Candidatus Omnitrophota bacterium genomic window:
- the purN gene encoding phosphoribosylglycinamide formyltransferase, with translation MKIAVLCSGSGTNLQAIIDSVKSGYVPVEIAIVISDKKDARALIRAKEAGIETLLLNVKDFKSREDFDKEIIRHLKKRNVALVVLAGYMRLLSPYFIREYRDRIINIHPALLPSFKGTHAIKDALEHGAKVTGVTVHFVNEKLDDGPIILQKPVDINDDDNEETLLERVHKEEHRLYPEAIRLFAAGRLKTEGRRVRVK, from the coding sequence ATGAAGATCGCGGTTCTGTGCTCAGGCAGCGGTACCAACCTGCAGGCTATTATCGATAGCGTGAAGTCAGGATATGTACCCGTTGAGATCGCGATAGTCATAAGCGATAAAAAGGATGCCCGCGCGCTCATCCGGGCCAAAGAGGCCGGCATAGAGACGCTCCTTCTGAATGTTAAGGATTTTAAGTCGCGGGAAGATTTCGATAAAGAGATCATTAGGCATTTAAAGAAGAGGAACGTTGCCCTTGTAGTGCTCGCTGGATATATGAGGCTACTCAGCCCGTATTTTATCCGGGAGTACAGGGACAGGATAATCAATATCCACCCGGCGCTCTTACCGTCGTTTAAAGGAACGCATGCAATAAAGGACGCTTTGGAGCATGGAGCGAAGGTGACCGGTGTCACGGTCCATTTCGTTAATGAAAAACTTGACGACGGTCCGATAATATTGCAGAAGCCGGTCGATATAAATGATGATGATAATGAGGAGACGCTTTTGGAACGCGTCCATAAAGAGGAACACAGGCTATACCCGGAAGCGATAAGGTTATTTGCCGCTGGGAGACTGAAAACAGAGGGAAGGAGAGTCAGAGTAAAATGA
- the purB gene encoding adenylosuccinate lyase yields MIERYSLPRMAAIWSDESRFQKMLDVEIFACEAQARLGRIPKASLAEIRRKARFDVERIKDIEASTNHDVIAFIKCVSEYVGEDAKYIHMGLTSSDVLDTALSAQMQGACDILIDDVKKLMRILRGKAHRHKKTLMIGRTHSVHAEPMTFGLKMALYYDEMGRNLDRLKRARDIVSVGKISGAVGTYANIDPLVEAYVCKKLRLKPARISTQILQRDRHAEFLTVIAITGTSLEKFATEFRNLQHTEIGEVEEYFSKGQKGSSAMPHKKNPITCERIAGLARVLRANSMAAMEDMVLWHERDISHSSAERIILPDSTVLLDYMLNKFIDITAHLVVNADRMLENMNKSGGIVFSGKLLLELINKGLTRNEAYDKVQAVAFVAKRDNKTFKEALLNDEGIRSILSMGEIEDIFDFRYHVKNVDKIFRRVGI; encoded by the coding sequence ATGATAGAGAGATATTCATTGCCAAGGATGGCCGCGATATGGAGTGATGAGAGCCGCTTCCAAAAGATGCTCGACGTAGAGATATTCGCCTGCGAGGCGCAGGCCCGGCTCGGCAGGATCCCGAAAGCGTCTTTAGCCGAGATACGGAGGAAGGCGCGGTTCGATGTAGAGAGGATAAAGGATATAGAGGCCTCGACCAACCACGACGTGATCGCCTTTATAAAATGCGTATCCGAATACGTAGGAGAAGACGCTAAATACATACATATGGGGCTCACCTCCAGCGATGTGCTGGATACCGCCTTATCCGCACAGATGCAAGGCGCCTGCGATATTCTGATCGACGATGTGAAGAAGCTGATGCGCATCTTAAGAGGCAAGGCGCACCGCCACAAGAAGACGCTTATGATAGGCCGCACCCATTCGGTGCATGCGGAGCCGATGACGTTCGGCCTGAAGATGGCGCTCTACTACGATGAGATGGGCCGCAACCTGGACAGGCTGAAAAGAGCGCGCGACATAGTAAGCGTCGGAAAAATATCGGGCGCCGTCGGGACCTATGCCAACATAGACCCGTTGGTCGAAGCATACGTCTGTAAGAAGCTCAGGCTTAAACCCGCCCGTATCTCCACCCAGATACTGCAGCGCGACCGTCACGCGGAATTCCTGACAGTCATCGCTATCACGGGGACCTCTCTCGAAAAGTTCGCTACGGAATTCAGGAACCTGCAGCATACCGAAATAGGAGAGGTGGAGGAGTATTTCTCCAAGGGCCAGAAAGGCTCGAGCGCGATGCCGCACAAGAAGAATCCGATCACCTGCGAACGCATCGCCGGGCTCGCGCGGGTCCTGCGCGCCAATTCCATGGCGGCCATGGAGGATATGGTGCTATGGCATGAACGCGACATATCGCACTCTTCCGCGGAGAGGATCATCCTCCCGGACTCTACGGTGCTTCTGGACTATATGCTGAACAAGTTCATAGACATAACGGCTCACCTTGTCGTGAACGCGGACAGGATGCTGGAGAATATGAATAAATCGGGCGGCATCGTATTCTCCGGAAAGCTTCTTTTGGAGCTGATAAATAAAGGCCTCACCAGGAATGAGGCTTATGACAAGGTCCAGGCGGTAGCATTTGTCGCCAAGCGCGATAACAAGACCTTTAAAGAGGCCCTCTTAAATGATGAAGGTATCCGCTCGATACTGTCAATGGGTGAGATAGAGGATATATTTGATTTCAGATATCACGTGAAGAATGTGGATAAGATATTCAGGCGGGTGGGAATTTGA
- the speB gene encoding agmatinase — MEEKNTTLPVSADVQLKNYLALEDEYSSFKKSKAVILQAPYDKTTTYIHGAVNGPAAIIDASRYMERFDDELNQETFKIGIHTMEPLAIQDLSPENMVDKVYAQTLELLKAGKFPMMLGGEHTVSVGAVKAFKEIYPTISVLQLDAHYDLRDVYFGSRFNHGCVARRISEMCPIVQAGTRSMSKEDREYLSGGANGKVKAISVYDILEMPLWKDAVSNALSENVYITIDLDVFDPALVPATGTPEPGGFGWYETLSLLREVTKDKKVVGFDVVELCPIKGNIASDFLAAKLIYRLLGYIFPAKK; from the coding sequence ATGGAAGAAAAAAATACCACATTACCGGTATCTGCGGATGTACAGCTTAAAAATTATCTGGCCCTTGAGGATGAGTATTCCAGTTTTAAGAAGTCCAAGGCCGTTATTCTTCAGGCTCCGTATGACAAGACCACCACATATATTCACGGCGCTGTGAACGGTCCTGCAGCCATAATCGACGCATCCAGGTATATGGAGCGCTTCGATGATGAGCTGAATCAGGAGACGTTCAAGATAGGCATACACACGATGGAACCTCTTGCCATACAGGACCTCTCTCCCGAAAATATGGTCGATAAAGTTTATGCCCAGACCCTGGAATTATTGAAGGCCGGCAAGTTTCCCATGATGCTGGGAGGAGAGCACACCGTGTCGGTCGGCGCGGTAAAGGCTTTTAAGGAAATATATCCCACCATATCGGTGCTGCAGCTCGATGCCCATTACGATCTAAGGGATGTATATTTCGGATCCAGGTTCAATCACGGCTGTGTCGCAAGACGGATCTCGGAGATGTGCCCTATAGTGCAGGCTGGCACCAGGAGTATGTCGAAAGAAGATAGGGAGTATCTGTCCGGAGGCGCGAACGGCAAAGTAAAGGCCATCAGCGTCTATGATATTCTCGAGATGCCTCTATGGAAAGACGCGGTTTCGAATGCCTTGAGCGAGAATGTCTATATCACGATCGATCTTGACGTATTCGATCCGGCGCTTGTTCCCGCCACAGGCACTCCTGAGCCGGGCGGGTTCGGCTGGTATGAGACATTGTCGTTATTGAGAGAGGTCACTAAAGACAAGAAGGTCGTCGGTTTCGATGTCGTCGAATTGTGCCCGATAAAGGGCAATATAGCCTCGGACTTTCTGGCCGCGAAACTTATATACAGGCTCTTGGGCTATATATTCCCGGCCAAGAAATAG
- the eno gene encoding phosphopyruvate hydratase — translation MKTGIKSTIGREILDSRGNPTVEVDVVLQDGSFGRAAVPSGASTGEHEAVELRDGDKARYSGKGVRMAVSNVNGEISKAVKGKDALKQGEIDQLMIDLDGTPNKGRLGANAILGVSLAVAKAASVSKGMPLYKYIGGTKAHMLPIPMMNILNGGSHADNNVDLQEFMIMPIGAGSFKEALRWGAEVFHSLKKILHDKKLSTSVGDEGGFAPNLKSNEEAVEAILAAIDKAGYKAGKDISIALDPASSSFYENGKYILEAEPKVENSSKDMIEFYARWVSEYPIVSIEDGLAEDDWDGWKGLTDRLGGKIQLVGDDLFVTNVKRLRMGIEKKVANSILIKVNQIGTLSETLDTMDLAKKHGYTAVVSHRSGETEDTTIAHLVVAMNTGQIKTGSVCRTDRICKYNELLRIEEDLGKKAVYGKAIWPPSLA, via the coding sequence ATGAAGACAGGCATTAAGAGCACCATTGGCAGGGAGATACTGGACTCAAGAGGAAATCCGACCGTCGAGGTCGATGTAGTTTTGCAGGACGGTTCTTTCGGAAGGGCGGCTGTGCCGAGCGGCGCATCCACCGGCGAGCATGAGGCGGTTGAGCTCAGGGACGGCGATAAGGCCAGGTATTCCGGCAAAGGGGTCCGGATGGCGGTATCGAACGTGAACGGCGAGATAAGTAAGGCGGTTAAGGGAAAGGACGCGCTGAAACAGGGCGAGATCGACCAGCTCATGATAGATCTAGACGGCACGCCTAATAAAGGCAGGCTCGGAGCGAACGCGATCCTCGGCGTCTCTCTGGCGGTCGCGAAGGCCGCAAGCGTCTCAAAAGGTATGCCTCTATATAAATATATAGGCGGAACCAAGGCCCATATGCTTCCGATACCGATGATGAATATATTGAACGGCGGCTCGCATGCCGACAATAATGTGGATCTTCAGGAGTTTATGATAATGCCGATAGGCGCCGGCTCTTTCAAGGAGGCCTTAAGATGGGGCGCGGAGGTATTTCATAGCCTGAAGAAGATACTGCATGACAAGAAGCTTTCTACCTCCGTAGGGGATGAAGGCGGGTTTGCGCCGAATCTGAAGTCGAACGAAGAGGCCGTCGAAGCTATTCTCGCGGCTATAGATAAGGCGGGATACAAGGCAGGCAAAGATATCTCTATAGCGCTCGATCCGGCTTCCAGCTCTTTCTACGAGAACGGGAAATACATACTGGAGGCGGAGCCGAAAGTGGAGAACTCCTCGAAGGATATGATCGAGTTTTACGCCCGTTGGGTTTCCGAATATCCTATAGTCTCTATCGAGGACGGCCTGGCCGAAGACGATTGGGACGGCTGGAAGGGCCTGACCGACAGGCTCGGCGGTAAGATCCAGCTCGTCGGCGACGATCTATTCGTAACGAACGTCAAACGCCTCAGAATGGGCATAGAGAAGAAAGTCGCGAACTCGATACTGATCAAGGTGAACCAGATCGGGACCCTGTCGGAAACGCTCGACACAATGGATCTCGCCAAAAAGCATGGTTATACCGCGGTCGTCTCTCATCGGAGCGGCGAGACAGAGGATACGACGATAGCGCATCTTGTCGTAGCCATGAATACAGGGCAGATAAAGACCGGCTCCGTCTGCAGGACCGACAGGATATGTAAATATAACGAGCTCTTAAGGATAGAAGAGGACCTCGGCAAAAAGGCCGTATATGGTAAAGCGATATGGCCTCCTTCGCTCGCCTAA
- a CDS encoding DUF5989 family protein has product MAVKIGILKEFWGFMKERKKWWLLPIVIMLVLLGLVIVLTEGSAVAPFIYTLF; this is encoded by the coding sequence ATGGCAGTGAAGATAGGCATATTGAAAGAGTTCTGGGGATTCATGAAAGAGCGTAAAAAATGGTGGCTCCTGCCCATAGTTATAATGCTTGTCCTTCTGGGGCTCGTCATAGTGCTTACGGAAGGCAGCGCCGTGGCCCCGTTTATTTATACGCTCTTCTGA
- a CDS encoding arginine decarboxylase, pyruvoyl-dependent, which translates to MILTPRNNLLVPKKIFFTKGVGTHKAELRSFEFALRDAGIEKCNLVHVSSILPPGCKVIPKNEGLKELYPGMITFAVMSRCTGNEPHRLIAASIGCAVPADRNAYGYLSEHHAFGQNEKVSGDLAEDLAVEMLASTLGLEFDEDKSWDENKAIYQLSDKIVRTSNTTQSAVIGSDGNYSTVIAAAVFLF; encoded by the coding sequence ATGATACTCACTCCCCGGAATAACCTGCTGGTGCCGAAGAAGATATTCTTCACCAAAGGCGTCGGCACCCATAAGGCGGAGCTCAGGAGTTTCGAGTTCGCGCTCCGTGACGCCGGCATAGAAAAGTGCAACCTCGTCCATGTATCGAGCATATTGCCTCCCGGATGCAAGGTGATACCCAAGAACGAAGGGCTTAAGGAGTTGTACCCGGGCATGATCACATTCGCTGTCATGTCCAGGTGCACGGGCAATGAGCCGCACCGGCTTATCGCCGCCAGCATAGGCTGCGCGGTCCCGGCGGACCGTAACGCGTATGGCTATCTCAGTGAACATCACGCGTTCGGGCAGAATGAGAAAGTCTCCGGCGACCTCGCCGAAGATCTCGCGGTGGAAATGTTAGCGTCCACGCTCGGTCTCGAATTCGACGAGGATAAGTCATGGGACGAGAACAAGGCCATCTACCAGCTGAGCGATAAGATAGTCCGCACCTCGAACACCACCCAGTCCGCGGTCATCGGCTCGGACGGCAATTACTCCACCGTCATCGCCGCCGCCGTCTTTTTATTCTAA
- a CDS encoding type III PLP-dependent enzyme yields the protein MAKGSTRYINSLKRIAEKHGTPVFIVDHEKIRQNYREFTESLPRVQAYYAVKANSLPEIVKTLYKMGASFDVASFPEFMIVYDNIKNLPAKKRQDFIWDKIIYANTIKQIETLHKLDQFKPLVTYDNIMELRKIKIHCPHAGLCLRIRVPNTGSMVELSSKFGAHPGEAVDLILEAFKAGLVVEGISFHVGSQCNNFENYMQALQLSASIFKESESRGHKIKILDIGGGFPVRYNNKSKSFKILAKMLNTEIERLFPEDIEILAEPGRFMIATAATLVAKVIGKAVRDGKKCYYIDDGIYHTFSGVIFDHCTYPIKAFKDGEKKVSAVFGPTCDALDTISIAEELPELEIGDLVYAENIGAYSHASSTYFNGFPPAKVIHINK from the coding sequence ATGGCAAAAGGATCTACCCGATATATAAACAGCCTTAAAAGGATCGCTGAAAAACACGGCACGCCCGTATTCATTGTGGACCATGAAAAGATAAGGCAGAATTACAGAGAATTTACAGAGAGCCTGCCCCGTGTCCAGGCATACTATGCCGTTAAGGCCAATTCCCTTCCTGAGATCGTAAAGACCCTCTATAAGATGGGCGCCAGCTTCGACGTGGCATCCTTCCCGGAGTTCATGATCGTCTATGATAATATAAAAAATCTGCCGGCCAAGAAGCGCCAGGACTTCATCTGGGATAAGATCATCTACGCAAATACCATAAAGCAGATCGAGACACTTCACAAGCTCGACCAGTTCAAGCCGCTGGTAACTTATGATAATATTATGGAATTGCGCAAGATAAAAATTCATTGCCCTCATGCGGGGCTGTGCCTGAGAATAAGAGTGCCTAACACGGGCTCGATGGTGGAGCTATCCTCTAAATTCGGGGCTCATCCCGGCGAAGCGGTCGATCTGATCCTGGAGGCGTTCAAGGCGGGCCTAGTCGTCGAGGGCATCAGCTTCCATGTCGGAAGCCAGTGCAATAATTTCGAGAACTACATGCAGGCGCTGCAGCTTTCCGCATCCATATTCAAAGAATCGGAGTCGCGCGGCCATAAAATAAAGATACTCGATATCGGAGGGGGTTTCCCGGTCCGTTACAACAATAAGTCAAAGTCCTTTAAGATTTTGGCCAAAATGCTGAATACTGAGATAGAGAGGCTCTTCCCCGAAGATATTGAGATACTGGCAGAGCCGGGGCGGTTCATGATAGCCACCGCCGCCACTCTGGTAGCCAAAGTAATAGGCAAGGCCGTCCGCGACGGAAAGAAATGTTACTATATCGACGACGGCATCTATCACACCTTCTCGGGAGTCATATTCGACCACTGCACATATCCGATAAAGGCATTCAAGGACGGCGAGAAGAAGGTCTCGGCCGTATTCGGGCCGACCTGCGACGCGCTCGATACGATCTCGATAGCTGAAGAGCTTCCGGAGCTGGAGATAGGCGACCTTGTCTATGCCGAGAATATAGGAGCGTACTCTCACGCCTCAAGCACTTACTTCAACGGCTTCCCTCCCGCCAAAGTTATACATATCAACAAATAA
- a CDS encoding septum formation initiator family protein: MAKKAYKTKVLLVIVVLIIIFLPSFARYQELNYKNKRLDERIKFLKSENKRLEEEKARLETDITYIEKSAREKLGVVRKGEIVLKDMSPKR, from the coding sequence ATGGCGAAAAAAGCGTACAAGACAAAAGTATTGCTTGTAATAGTGGTGCTTATTATAATATTTTTGCCGTCGTTCGCCAGATATCAGGAATTGAATTATAAAAATAAGAGGCTCGACGAGCGTATTAAGTTCCTGAAGAGCGAAAATAAGCGCCTGGAAGAGGAGAAGGCGCGGCTCGAGACCGATATAACGTATATAGAGAAGAGCGCCCGCGAAAAGCTCGGCGTTGTGCGAAAAGGCGAGATAGTGTTGAAAGACATGTCGCCCAAACGATAA
- the purM gene encoding phosphoribosylformylglycinamidine cyclo-ligase, which yields MTYKTAGVDIDKANKLVTDYKRFAAATKIKGVMSGIGSFGALFRPDFRKFRDPLLVSSTDGVGTKLKIAFLADKHDTVGIDLVAMSVNDILCSGARGLFFLDYIATGKIRSNVLKDVVKGISVGCKEAGYALVGGETAEMPGMYAEDEYDLAGFGVGIVDKKDVIDGTGTRPGDVVLGLESSGLHSNGYSLVRKVLSQKELKLYSRELLKPTRLYARHVLALAGKVKIKGIANITGGAFYDKIPRIIPSGMAIEISKDSWKTPWIFDLIKKRGGIDDREMYRALNMGIGMVLVVDRQSVDKAQASLGNTGLRSHVIGRVLKGDGKVEIL from the coding sequence ATCACTTATAAGACAGCGGGAGTAGATATTGATAAGGCTAATAAGCTTGTGACGGACTACAAGCGCTTTGCCGCCGCCACGAAGATAAAGGGCGTAATGAGCGGTATCGGATCTTTCGGTGCGCTATTCAGGCCCGATTTCAGAAAGTTCAGGGACCCTCTCCTTGTCTCCTCCACCGACGGCGTAGGCACAAAACTTAAGATAGCGTTCCTTGCCGATAAACATGACACGGTCGGAATAGACCTTGTCGCTATGAGCGTGAACGATATCCTGTGTTCGGGCGCCAGAGGATTATTCTTTCTCGATTATATCGCGACCGGCAAGATCCGCTCGAACGTGCTGAAGGACGTTGTTAAAGGTATCTCAGTTGGCTGTAAAGAGGCGGGCTATGCGCTCGTCGGCGGCGAGACAGCGGAGATGCCGGGCATGTATGCTGAGGACGAGTATGATCTGGCCGGATTTGGAGTGGGCATTGTGGATAAGAAGGACGTGATCGACGGCACAGGGACCAGGCCGGGCGATGTGGTCCTGGGGCTGGAGTCAAGCGGCCTGCACTCGAACGGATATTCTCTTGTCCGTAAAGTGTTGAGTCAAAAAGAGCTGAAATTATATTCCAGGGAACTGCTTAAACCCACACGGCTTTATGCCAGACATGTGCTTGCGCTTGCCGGGAAAGTGAAGATAAAGGGTATAGCCAATATAACGGGCGGCGCGTTCTATGATAAGATCCCGAGAATAATACCGTCGGGCATGGCCATCGAAATATCGAAAGATTCCTGGAAGACGCCCTGGATATTCGACCTGATAAAGAAGAGGGGCGGCATAGATGACAGGGAGATGTACAGGGCACTCAATATGGGAATAGGCATGGTCCTCGTAGTAGACCGGCAGTCCGTCGATAAGGCGCAGGCGTCGCTTGGCAATACCGGATTGAGGTCCCACGTTATAGGAAGAGTCCTGAAGGGCGACGGAAAAGTAGAGATATTATGA
- a CDS encoding group I intron-associated PD-(D/E)XK endonuclease: MDTKLKADIAESAVVTALLKKGFRVLKPVGDRLPYDLAVDVNGRLIRIQVKSAWHYNGSYTVDTRRTKTNRRNMRRAYYGDNDFDFAIVYIDKLSVFYVIPLSAFSTYKSGITLVENVKRQRKPRSAMYRERWDLLSAWAVQPETAE; encoded by the coding sequence ATGGATACAAAGCTCAAAGCTGATATTGCAGAGTCTGCTGTTGTAACCGCGCTTTTGAAAAAGGGTTTCCGGGTATTAAAGCCAGTAGGCGATCGATTGCCGTACGATTTGGCGGTCGATGTAAACGGGAGGCTTATCCGGATACAAGTAAAAAGTGCGTGGCACTATAACGGCAGTTATACGGTTGACACCCGCAGAACAAAGACGAATCGCCGAAATATGCGTCGCGCATATTATGGCGATAACGACTTTGACTTTGCAATAGTATACATTGACAAATTGAGTGTGTTTTACGTAATTCCGCTGTCCGCTTTTTCCACGTACAAGAGTGGTATTACATTAGTGGAAAATGTGAAGCGGCAACGTAAACCTCGATCGGCGATGTATAGAGAGAGATGGGATTTGTTATCCGCGTGGGCTGTTCAGCCGGAGACGGCTGAATGA
- a CDS encoding saccharopine dehydrogenase NADP-binding domain-containing protein, with product MMIEFGNKVLVIGYGSVSKCTLPILFKHIKIPYANVTVIDFADHTGAIKEWTDKGVKYFRTKITPMNMAQEFAKHVGTGGLIIDLAWNIGCTDILTWCHDNKVLYVNTSVEDWDPYADIHEKTPLQKSLYYRQMVIRDMASKWNGDATTAVVDHGANPGLISHFTKKGLVDIAGRAVKDKTTPKGSVKALEKYLEGDDFAHLAMELGVKTIHCSERDTQIANKPKEVDEFVGTWSIEGLREEGISPAEMGWGTHEKKLPALAHIPHYGPKNQIFLAQMGINTWVRSWIPHEEIIGMVIRHGEAFGISDRLTVWKDEKAVYRPTVHYAYMPCHETISSLHELRARNYELQPKWRIMNDEIVCGDDILGALLMGHKYNSWWTGSVLSIDESRRLVPHQNATTMQVAIGVVSAVMWMIGNPKKSICIPDDLPHKFVLNIAEPYLGKLVSEASDWTPLSNYQVFFKENKAAQLDVKNIWCFQNFLFKP from the coding sequence ATGATGATAGAGTTCGGAAACAAAGTTCTTGTGATAGGTTATGGCTCTGTTTCAAAATGCACGCTGCCGATCCTGTTTAAACATATCAAAATTCCTTACGCAAATGTCACCGTTATAGATTTCGCCGATCATACCGGCGCCATCAAAGAGTGGACCGATAAGGGTGTGAAGTATTTCCGGACAAAGATCACTCCTATGAACATGGCCCAGGAGTTCGCAAAACACGTCGGGACAGGCGGCCTTATCATAGACCTGGCCTGGAACATCGGCTGCACCGATATCCTTACATGGTGCCATGACAACAAGGTGCTGTATGTAAATACCTCCGTCGAGGATTGGGATCCATACGCGGATATACACGAAAAGACGCCTCTTCAGAAATCCCTCTATTACAGGCAGATGGTGATCCGCGATATGGCGTCTAAATGGAACGGCGATGCCACAACAGCGGTCGTAGACCACGGGGCGAACCCGGGACTGATATCGCATTTTACGAAGAAGGGCCTTGTCGATATCGCCGGCAGGGCGGTAAAGGATAAGACGACTCCGAAAGGGTCCGTAAAAGCTCTCGAGAAATATCTCGAGGGCGATGACTTCGCTCATCTGGCGATGGAGCTTGGCGTCAAGACCATTCACTGCAGTGAGCGCGATACCCAGATAGCCAACAAACCTAAAGAGGTCGATGAGTTCGTAGGCACATGGTCCATCGAAGGATTAAGGGAGGAGGGCATATCCCCTGCCGAAATGGGGTGGGGCACCCATGAAAAAAAGCTTCCCGCCCTTGCCCATATTCCGCACTACGGGCCTAAGAATCAGATATTCCTGGCGCAGATGGGAATAAATACCTGGGTGAGGTCCTGGATACCTCATGAGGAAATAATCGGAATGGTCATACGGCATGGTGAGGCATTCGGGATATCCGACCGCCTCACCGTATGGAAAGATGAAAAGGCCGTTTACAGGCCGACCGTCCACTATGCGTATATGCCGTGTCATGAGACGATCTCGTCTCTGCATGAACTTCGCGCCAGGAACTATGAGCTCCAGCCGAAATGGAGGATCATGAACGATGAGATAGTCTGCGGCGATGACATACTCGGCGCCCTGCTGATGGGGCACAAGTATAATTCATGGTGGACGGGAAGCGTGCTCTCGATCGATGAATCGAGGCGCCTCGTCCCCCACCAGAACGCCACCACAATGCAGGTAGCGATAGGCGTTGTATCCGCCGTCATGTGGATGATAGGCAATCCGAAAAAGAGCATCTGCATACCCGACGATCTTCCGCACAAATTCGTGCTTAATATAGCGGAACCATACCTGGGCAAGCTGGTCTCGGAGGCTTCCGATTGGACGCCGCTATCGAACTACCAGGTATTCTTTAAAGAAAATAAAGCGGCCCAGCTTGACGTTAAAAACATCTGGTGTTTCCAGAATTTCCTGTTTAAACCATAA
- a CDS encoding phosphoribosylaminoimidazolesuccinocarboxamide synthase has product MEKLKQIYEGKAKKLFETKDPDLLIQEFKDDATAFDATKRGTIMNKGVINNKLSEKIFALLEKKGVPTHFVKRLNDRDMLVKRVKIVPIEVTMRNIVAGGMSRLLGIEEGIILKEPVLEYHYKEDKLHDPLINEYHVKALGIATDKELKTIDKYSFKINDELKKFFDSKGLILVDFKLEFGRYKNSIILADEISPDTCRLWDKTTKEKLDKDRFRRDMGNVEEAYQEVLRRVME; this is encoded by the coding sequence ATGGAAAAATTAAAGCAGATCTATGAAGGCAAGGCCAAAAAGTTATTCGAGACAAAAGATCCTGACCTTCTGATCCAGGAGTTCAAGGACGATGCTACGGCATTCGATGCCACGAAGCGCGGCACCATAATGAATAAAGGGGTGATTAATAACAAGCTTTCAGAAAAGATATTCGCTCTCCTCGAGAAGAAGGGCGTGCCCACGCATTTCGTGAAGAGGCTCAACGACCGCGATATGCTCGTCAAAAGGGTGAAGATAGTGCCGATAGAAGTGACTATGAGGAATATAGTCGCCGGCGGGATGTCGAGGCTGTTAGGGATAGAAGAGGGCATTATACTAAAAGAGCCCGTCCTAGAATATCATTATAAAGAAGATAAATTACATGATCCGCTGATAAATGAGTATCATGTGAAGGCGCTCGGGATAGCTACCGATAAGGAGCTTAAGACGATCGATAAATATTCGTTCAAGATAAATGATGAGCTGAAGAAGTTCTTCGATTCGAAAGGGCTGATCCTCGTAGATTTTAAGCTCGAATTCGGCCGCTATAAAAATAGTATAATACTGGCGGACGAGATATCGCCCGATACATGCAGGCTCTGGGACAAGACGACGAAAGAGAAGCTCGATAAGGACCGGTTCCGCCGCGACATGGGCAACGTCGAGGAAGCGTATCAGGAAGTCCTCCGTAGAGTAATGGAGTAA
- a CDS encoding SxtJ family membrane protein, producing MISVLEDIRNIKSGRKELREFGLTIGAVLLLISGLALWRGKGSGVYFLISGLIFIGFGAAAPAPLKPFQKVWMAFSAVIGFFMSRVILTALFYVILTPIGVLMKLFGKDVLDERISKSCPSYWRERSALVKAKESYKNQY from the coding sequence TTGATTAGCGTTCTCGAAGATATCAGGAATATAAAAAGCGGCAGAAAAGAACTGCGCGAATTCGGCCTGACGATAGGCGCGGTCCTTCTGCTTATCTCAGGCCTCGCGCTATGGCGCGGTAAAGGATCCGGCGTCTATTTTCTCATATCCGGCCTTATCTTTATAGGTTTTGGCGCGGCGGCCCCTGCGCCGTTAAAGCCTTTTCAGAAAGTCTGGATGGCCTTCTCGGCGGTGATAGGTTTTTTTATGAGCCGCGTGATCCTTACGGCGCTATTTTACGTTATTCTAACCCCCATAGGGGTATTGATGAAACTTTTTGGTAAAGACGTATTGGACGAGCGCATATCAAAGAGCTGTCCGTCGTATTGGCGCGAACGTTCCGCCTTGGTAAAGGCTAAAGAGAGTTACAAAAACCAGTATTAA